Proteins encoded by one window of Leopardus geoffroyi isolate Oge1 chromosome X, O.geoffroyi_Oge1_pat1.0, whole genome shotgun sequence:
- the MBNL3 gene encoding muscleblind-like protein 3 isoform X6, translated as MEGNPYVLKGRCARENCKYLHPPPHLKTQLEINGRNNLIQQKTAAAMFAQQMQFMLQNAQMASLASFPVNPPLAANPAMAFNPYLPHPGMGLLPAELVPNAPVLISGNPPLALPGAAGPKPMRSDKLEVCREFQRGNCTRGENDCRYAHPTDVSMIEASDNTVTICMDYIKGRCSREKCKYFHPPAHLQAKLRAAHHQMNHSAAAAMALQPGALQLIPKRSALEKTNGATPFFNPSVFHCQQALAGLQLQPPAYIPAGPILCMAPASSVVPMMHGATPTTVSAATPPAASVPFAATAAGNQIPPLSIDELNSSMFVSQM; from the exons atggaGGGAAATCCTTATGTCCTTAAG GGTCGGTGTGCTAGAGAGAACTGCAAGTATCTCCACCCTCCTCCACACCTAAAAACGCAGCTGGAAATTAATGGACGGAACAATCTGATTCAACAGAAGACTGCCGCAGCCATGTTCGCCCAGCAAATGCAGTTTATGCTCCAGAATGCTCAGATGGCATCACTT GCTTCTTTTCCTGTGAATCCACCACTTGCAGCTAATCCTGCCATGGCTTTCAACCCTTACTTACCTCATCCTGGGATGGGCCTGCTTCCTGCTGAACTTGTACCGAATGCACCTGTTCTGATTTCTGGAAACCCGCCTCTCGCATTGCCAGGAGCTGCTGGTCCCAAACCGATGCGTTCAGATAAACTGGAG GTTTGCCGAGAATTCCAGCGTGGAAACTGTACCCGTGGTGAGAACGATTGCCGCTACGCTCACCCTACAGATGTTTCCATGATCGAGGCAAGCGATAATACTGTGACCATCTGCATGGATTACATCAAAGGGCGATGCTCCCGGGAGAAATGCAAGTACTTTCATCCTCCTGCTCACTTGCAAGCCAAACTCAGGGCAGCTCATCACCAGATGAACCATTCAGCTGCCGCCGCCATG GCCCTTCAGCCTGGTGCACTTCAACTGATACCAAAGAGATCGGCGCTTGAAAAGACCAATGGTGCGACTCCGTTCTTTAACCCCAGTGTTTTCCACTGCCAGCAGGCTCTGGCTGGCCTGCAGCTCCAGCCACCAGCATATATCCCTGCAG GGCCCATACTGTGCATGGCACCCGCTTCAAGTGTTG TGCCCATGATGCACGGTGCAACACCTACCACTGTGTCTGCAGCAACACCACCTGCCGCCAGCGTTCCGTTCGCTGCAACAGCCGCAGGCAATCAG ATACCCCCATTATCAATAGATGAACTGAATAGCAGCATGTTTGTTTCACAGATGTAG
- the MBNL3 gene encoding muscleblind-like protein 3 isoform X7, with protein MFAQQMQFMLQNAQMASLASFPVNPPLAANPAMAFNPYLPHPGMGLLPAELVPNAPVLISGNPPLALPGAAGPKPMRSDKLEVCREFQRGNCTRGENDCRYAHPTDVSMIEASDNTVTICMDYIKGRCSREKCKYFHPPAHLQAKLRAAHHQMNHSAAAAMALQPGALQLIPKRSALEKTNGATPFFNPSVFHCQQALAGLQLQPPAYIPAGPILCMAPASSVVPMMHGATPTTVSAATPPAASVPFAATAAGNQIPPLSIDELNSSMFVSQM; from the exons ATGTTCGCCCAGCAAATGCAGTTTATGCTCCAGAATGCTCAGATGGCATCACTT GCTTCTTTTCCTGTGAATCCACCACTTGCAGCTAATCCTGCCATGGCTTTCAACCCTTACTTACCTCATCCTGGGATGGGCCTGCTTCCTGCTGAACTTGTACCGAATGCACCTGTTCTGATTTCTGGAAACCCGCCTCTCGCATTGCCAGGAGCTGCTGGTCCCAAACCGATGCGTTCAGATAAACTGGAG GTTTGCCGAGAATTCCAGCGTGGAAACTGTACCCGTGGTGAGAACGATTGCCGCTACGCTCACCCTACAGATGTTTCCATGATCGAGGCAAGCGATAATACTGTGACCATCTGCATGGATTACATCAAAGGGCGATGCTCCCGGGAGAAATGCAAGTACTTTCATCCTCCTGCTCACTTGCAAGCCAAACTCAGGGCAGCTCATCACCAGATGAACCATTCAGCTGCCGCCGCCATG GCCCTTCAGCCTGGTGCACTTCAACTGATACCAAAGAGATCGGCGCTTGAAAAGACCAATGGTGCGACTCCGTTCTTTAACCCCAGTGTTTTCCACTGCCAGCAGGCTCTGGCTGGCCTGCAGCTCCAGCCACCAGCATATATCCCTGCAG GGCCCATACTGTGCATGGCACCCGCTTCAAGTGTTG TGCCCATGATGCACGGTGCAACACCTACCACTGTGTCTGCAGCAACACCACCTGCCGCCAGCGTTCCGTTCGCTGCAACAGCCGCAGGCAATCAG ATACCCCCATTATCAATAGATGAACTGAATAGCAGCATGTTTGTTTCACAGATGTAG